The genomic segment ACTCCGACGGTGGACGGGGATCGCGTCTACGTCGCCGGTGGAGCCGGCATGCTCCTGTGCCTCGAAGTGGAGACCGGCGCCGTGGTCTGGCAGCACGACACCGTGGCCGAGTACGACACGACGGTCCCGGTCTGGGGGACGTCGAGCTCGCCGCTGGTCGACGGCGACCTTCTCATCGCCGTCGTGGGCGGCGAGCCGGATGCGCTGGTCGTCGCCTTCGACAAGCGCACCGGCGAGGAGGTATGGCGGGCCATCGACGTGGTGACGGAGATGGGCTACGCGCAGCCGGTGATCTACGAGGCGGGCGGCGTGCGGCAGCTCATCGTCTGGCACCCGAGCGGCGTCAGCTCGCTCAATCCCCAGACCGGCGAGATCTACTGGGAGCAGGCGTGGGAGGCGCGCTCGGCCATCACCGTCGCGACCCCCGTCCGCAGCGACAATTACCTCTTCTTCAGTCAGTTCTACGGTGGCTCGCTGATGCTCCGTCTCGACACCGACCGGCCCGACGCCGACGTGCTCTGGCAGGTGGCGGGCACCGGCGAGATGCCGGACCAGACGGCGGGGCTGCATGCGCTCATCACCACCCCGATCATCGAGGGTGACTACCTGTACGGGGTCGGCAGCTACGGCGAGCTGCGCGGCCTCGACGCCACGACCGGCGAACGCCTGTGGGTGAGCGACCGGATGACCGTGCAGCGCCGCTGGGGCGCCGCGTTCCTGGTGCGCCACGGCGACCGCTACTTCGTCAACAACGACGCCGGCGACCTGATCATCGCGCAGTTTACGCCGGCGGGC from the Acidobacteriota bacterium genome contains:
- a CDS encoding PQQ-binding-like beta-propeller repeat protein — its product is MRRGSPTRSEGNTTMRTLRPVCMTAVLCAALVGTSLFAADWPEWRGAGRTAVWTEDGILERFPSEGLKVVWRTPVKGGFAGPVVADGRVFVTDFEFLLRTRVMDGTERVLALDEQTGEVLWTHEWPAAYRNLQFSYATGPRATPTVDGDRVYVAGGAGMLLCLEVETGAVVWQHDTVAEYDTTVPVWGTSSSPLVDGDLLIAVVGGEPDALVVAFDKRTGEEVWRAIDVVTEMGYAQPVIYEAGGVRQLIVWHPSGVSSLNPQTGEIYWEQAWEARSAITVATPVRSDNYLFFSQFYGGSLMLRLDTDRPDADVLWQVAGTGEMPDQTAGLHALITTPIIEGDYLYGVGSYGELRGLDATTGERLWVSDRMTVQRRWGAAFLVRHGDRYFVNNDAGDLIIAQFTPAGYVELDRTRLIEPTSRAGYGPRRFEDRAVNWTQPAYANRHLVTRNDEEIIRVSLAAADY